Proteins from a single region of Malassezia restricta chromosome IV, complete sequence:
- a CDS encoding calcium permeable stress-gated cation channel, with product MINRRNLCLFSLIGLTLPYGVKAQKDTSTSAVISAVVLALILSGVFLSCFIYLRPRFPALYQPKTYRALPPSRNTQPLPTDAFKWIGQFLRVPDAEILRINGFDAYSFIWFLVLMLRIFVPIWILSWIVFMPLYAADLPIQEEQGGDGRGTGFNMFIFGNIVNENEQQQKRSAGVLIMHYIFMAWIVFNIHDVMKHFIRLRKEFLTSPEHRNTNQAKTFLVSSVPNELLSETKMKELYGNVPGGVKRVWINRNLKELPDLVEKRDKLATKLEGAVCKLISTAAKKVKKGKVDPLSVSEDDVPSLDVSDRYVPEKKRPTHRLGKIPCFGEKVDTINYSREELTRLNREIEASRQNVIDDYETYPPQSSAFILCNTMQGAYRGASFRPVENKTQMDRRYVEMHPDDVVWKNMNFNPYERKVRSACCWGVTWVTVIFWSIPVAVVSLFSNVDYMSEKVSFLGWIKSIPNVPIGIIKAVLPTAALAVLNSLLPPWLRYNARMSGIPSKNLIELSLMTRFFIFMVIQNFIIFTVLSGIQQKLSDFSHAVHDPEKFVQTISSAIPRVSSFYLEYVFLLGLSGAAGMFLQLVPLILYYIKLNFLGATPRKLWHLRNDMAAPAWGVLYPTTLFITVLAFVYMMLQPVINGFASVTFFTYYLAHRYLFLYVFDVQPSTETAGAFFVKAIHYTFICAYLSCLLVALMYLFNSRNNQSFIAMGVLTILLGVLVAVYHYYMTAWYKKEMAQIPDLLAQKEQDMSVVPFSDGQDGAMPVLLPDKNEYYTDAQPFSQDHGIAMKAMGSAPGAQTIQMEDPEEEQEKEQLREINTMNAFFNPARLKDQMIQWYPNDNFGIGRSQMAADIDAGYQASVADAFINDKYKIDEKAEVPPGETKH from the coding sequence ATGATCAACAGACGCAATCTGTGTCTGTTCTCTCTAATTGGTCTGACTTTGCCATACGGCGTCAAGGCGCAGAAGGACACATCGACGTCCGCCGTTATTTCAGCTGTCGTCTTGGCACTCATCCTCTCTGGTGTCTTTTTGTCCTGCTTTATTTACTTGCGCCCCCGTTTTCCAGCGCTTTACCAACCCAAAACGTACCGCGCCCTCCCGCCCAGCAGAAACACACAGCCACTGCCAACTGATGCTTTCAAATGGATCGGACAGTTCCTACGCGTGCCAGACGCTGAGATTCTGCGTATTAATGGTTTCGATGCTTATTCATTCATATGGTTCTTGGTCCTGATGCTTCGTATCTTTGTGCCGATTTGGATTCTTTCTTGGATCGTGTTCATGCCCTTGTATGCTGCGGACTTACCTATCCAAGAGGAACAAGGTGGCGATGGCCGTGGTACTGGATTCAACATGTTTATCTTTGGTAACATTGTGAATGAAAATGAGCAACAGCAAAAGCGAAGTGCAGGTGTCCTGATCATGCATTACATCTTTATGGCATGGATCGTATTTAACATTCACGATGTTATGAAGCACTTTATTCGCTTGCGGAAAGAATTTTTGACATCGCCTGAGCATCGTAACACGAATCAGGCCAAGACATTCCTTGTAAGCAGTGTGCCAAATGAACTGTTGAGCGAAACAAAGATGAAAGAGCTTTATGGTAACGTTCCTGGTGGCGTGAAGCGTGTCTGGATCAACCGCAATCTTAAAGAGCTGCCTGATCTGGTCGAGAAGCGTGATAAGCTCGCCACAAAATTGGAGGGAGCTGTTTGCAAACTGATCAGTACGGCCGCTAAGAAAGTGAAGAAGGGCAAGGTTGATCCTTTGTCCGTCTCTGAAGATGATGTGCCTTCCCTCGACGTGTCTGATCGCTACGTACCTGAAAAGAAGCGTCCTACCCACCGTCTTGGGAAAATTCCTTGTTTTGGTGAGAAGGTTGACACGATCAACTACAGCCGCGAAGAGCTTACGCGTTTGAACCGCGAGATTGAGGCATCGCGCCAAAATGTGATTGACGACTACGAGACGTATCCACCGCAAAGTAGCGCCTTCATTCTTTGCAATACAATGCAAGGTGCTTACCGAGGTGCCAGTTTTCGACCAGTCGAGAACAAGACGCAGATGGATCGTCGATACGTGGAGATGCATCCTGACGACGTCGTATGGAAGAACATGAACTTCAACCCATACGAACGCAAGGTCCGGAGTGCGTGTTGTTGGGGTGTGACTTGGGTGACGGTGATTTTCTGGTCCATTCCTGTGGCTGTGGTGTCGCTTTTCTCGAATGTTGACTACATGAGTGAGAAAGTGTCGTTCCTGGGCTGGATCAAGAGTATCCCCAACGTCCCAATCGGTATTATTAAGGCCGTGCTTCCCACTGCTGCTCTCGCTGTATTGAACAGCCTGCTGCCCCCTTGGCTCCGCTATAACGCCAGAATGAGCGGTATTCCGAGTAAGAACTTGATTGAGCTCAGCCTAATGACCCGCTTTTTCATCTTTATGGTGATTCAGAACTTTATTATCTTCACCGTTCTGTCTGGTATTCAGCAGAAGCTCAGTGATTTTTCTCACGCCGTGCATGACCCTGAAAAGTTCGTTCAGACAATTTCGAGTGCTATTCCCCGTGTGTCGTCTTTCTACCTTGAATACGTGTTCCTACTCGGTCTCTCTGGAGCGGCGGGTATGTTTTTGCAACTCGTCCCTCTTATTTTGTACTACATCAAGCTCAATTTCTTGGGTGCAACACCGCGCAAACTTTGGCACTTGCGTAATGACATGGCTGCACCTGCCTGGGGTGTCTTGTACCCGACTACGTTATTCATAACGGTTCTCGCGTTCGTGTACATGATGTTACAGCCAGTGATCAACGGGTTTGCCTCAGTGACATTTTTCACCTACTATTTGGCACACCGCTACCTATTCCTGTATGTCTTTGACGTCCAACCAAGCACGGAGACAGCTGGCGCCTTCTTCGTCAAAGCCATTCATTACACTTTCATTTGTGCTTACCTCTCATGCCTGTTGGTGGCACTCATGTACCTGTTCAACTCTAGGAATAACCAATCGTTTATCGCCATGGGTGTTCTGACGATCCTGCTTGGTGTGCTTGTGGCTGTCTATCATTACTACATGACGGCATGGTACAAGAAGGAGATGGCCCAGATTCCGGATCTTTTGGCCCAGAAGGAACAAGACATGTCGGTTGTTCCGTTTTCAGATGGCCAGGATGGTGCCATGCCTGTTTTGCTGCCCGACAAGAATGAGTACTACACAGATGCTCAACCGTTTTCACAGGATCATGGTATTGCTATGAAGGCTATGGGCTccgcgcctggcgcgcaAACCATCCAAATGGAGGATCCCGAAGAGGAGCAGGAGAAGGAGCAGTTGCGGGAAATAAACACTATGAATGCATTCTTTAACCCGGCCCGCTTGAAGGACCAGATGATCCAGTGGTACCCGAATGACAACTTCGGTATCGGTCGCTCGCAGATGGCCGCCGATATCGACGCTGGGTACCAGGCTTCGGTGGCCGATGCTTTCATCAACGATAAGTACAAGATCGATGAAAAGGCTGAGGTACCTCCAGGGGAGACAAAGCATTAG
- a CDS encoding ubiquitin related modifier 1, which translates to MGEAQDVRVIVEFGGGTELLLAPPHAKTHDIVLPASASDGGNRPTMSTLVEYIRTHLIKEREELFVENDHVRPGILVLVNDSDWELEGEMCYELKSGDRVVFISTLHGG; encoded by the exons ATGGGAGAAGCGCAAGATGTGCGCGTAATCGTCGAGTTTGG CGGTGGTACAGAATTGTTGCTTGCTCCACCGCATGCCAAGACGCACGACATTGTATTACCAGCATCGGCGTCTGATGGAGGCAACAGACCCACCATGAGCACCTTGGTGGAATATATTCGTACACACCTGATCAAAGAGCGCGAAGAGCTTTTTGTGGAGAATGATCATGTTAGGCCGGGTATTCTCGTTCTCGTTAACGATAGCGATTGGGAACTCGAGGGTGAAATGTGCTACGAACTAAAGTCAGGGGACCGGGTTGTCTTCATTAGTACATTGCATGGTGGTTAA
- a CDS encoding metal transporter CNNM → MHSLERTRPHGPGHGIAPASATKLVMALLAYVFHSAFMAVRASPVVMWAVPTSSTMTMTRPRDHVEAPIEHNEPWKKVMDILMIAFLVLLGGVFAGLTLGLMGLDMVNLQVLMTSGTDQERQNAAKVMRLLERGRHWVLVVLLLGNVIVNETLPIFLSEFGSGLTAVILSTILIVIFGEIVPQSICARYGLSIGALCAPLVHGAMILLAPVAWPTAKLLDYCLGEEHGTTYRKAELKTFVSLHQQIGTEHLNDDEVTIIRAVLDLNDKTVADVMTPIEDVYTLPIDHVLDDAGVDELVQSGYSRVPIHENDRPDAILGMLLVKQLIQYDPEDAWPVSRFHLTPLPETSPDLNLLDAINYMQVGRSHMILVSKHPGEPSGAMGVVTLEDIIEEMIGEEIVDETDVFVDVHNKIKVVRTKPSGAKQDQWQPLIRGIIERRRKYGGPKNIPLHNSFGTMGQGPMSRTRSFSRSSKYGTMPQSKAHDKVSIKKIGHRRTGSGPQSELSPGMQADKTPLQTPKSMSSSITFSDYGPESLNLAESERTFQAPGPYIVEAVHGTSDEFRVITVAELNEDTAHDLHNKAVHEAVKQAEESAHVSQFNDDPGPT, encoded by the coding sequence ATGCATTCCCTGGAACGCACGAGACCGCACGGTCCAGGGCATGGTATAGCTCCTGCGTCAGCAACGAAGCTTGTTATGGCACTGCTTGCCTACGTATTTCACTCCGCTTTCATGGCGGTTCGTGCCTCACCCGTCGTGATGTGGGCTGTACCGACCTCGTCTacgatgacgatgacgaggccTCGGGACCATGTAGAGGCACCTATTGAGCATAATGAGCCATGGAAAAAGGTTATGGACATTCTTATGATTGCCTTCCTTGTGCTGCTCGGTGGGGTATTTGCGGGTCTGACGCTCGGTCTTATGGGTCTCGATATGGTGAACCTGCAGGTTCTCATGACATCTGGTACAGATCAAGAGAGACAGAACGCGGCCAAAGTCATGCGCCTGCTTGAGCGTGGTAGGCACTGGGTCTTGGTGGTTTTGTTGCTCGGTAATGTGATTGTAAATGAAACGCTTCCGATCTTTTTGTCTGAATTTGGCTCTGGACTCACAGCTGTCATTCTATCTACGATCCTTATTGTCATCTTTGGTGAGATCGTGCCTCAATCAATCTGTGCTCGCTATGGTCTCTCCATTGGTGCCCTATGCGCTCCGCTCGTGCACGGAGCCATGATTCTACTGGCGCCAGTGGCATGGCCCACGGCCAAGCTCCTCGACTATTGCCTTGGCGAAGAGCACGGAACTACATATCGCAAAGCAGAACTCAAAACGTTTGTTTCTTTGCATCAGCAAATCGGAACCGAGCATTTAAACGATGATGAAGTGACCATCATCCGCGCCGTCCTGGATTTGAACGACAAAACAGTGGCAGACGTTATGACACCTATTGAGGATGTGTACACTTTACCCATTGATCACGTTCTCGATGACGCTGGTGTGGATGAGCTTGTCCAATCGGGCTATTCGCGTGTACCCATTCATGAGAATGACCGCCCCGATGCCATTCTTGGTATGTTGCTCGTCAAGCAATTGATCCAATACGACCCAGAAGATGCTTGGCCCGTCTCGCGCTTCCATCTCACACCTCTCCCAGAAACCTCGCCAGACTTGAACCTACTCGATGCCATCAACTATATGCAGGTGGGTCGCTCTCATATGATCCTAGTGTCTAAGCACCCCGGTGAGCCATCGGGTGCCATGGGCGTGGTAACATTGGAAGACATTATCGAGGAAATGATTGGCGAAGAGATCGTGGATGAGACGGACGTATTTGTTGACGTGCACAATAAAATCAAGGTCGTCCGTACCAAGCCGTCAGGTGCCAAGCAGGACCAATGGCAGCCGCTCATTCGCGGTATCATTGAGCGACGCCGTAAATACGGAGGACCAAAAAATATACCGTTGCACAACAGTTTTGGCACCATGGGACAGGGCCCAATGAGCCGAACGCGCAGTTTCAGTCGTTCTTCTAAATATGGCACGATGCCACAAAGCAAAGCACATGACAAGGTGTCTATCAAGAAGATTGGACACCGACGAACGGGCAGTGGACCACAGAGTGAATTGTCCCCGGGAATGCAAGCAGACAAGACGCCTCTGCAGACGCCCAAGTCCATGTCATCGTCTATCACATTTAGTGACTATGGACCAGAGTCGTTGAATCTCGCCGAGTCCGAGCGCACATTCCAAGCCCCTGGGCCATACATTGTTGAAGCAGTTCATGGTACCAGTGACGAATTTCGCGTGATTACTGTGGCCGAGCTGAATGAAGACACGGCACATGACTTGCATAACAAAGCGGTTCACGAAGCGGTCAAGCAGGCCGAAGAGAGTGCACATGTATCACAGTTTAATGACGACCCTGGGCCTACATAG
- a CDS encoding GTP-binding protein RBG1, which yields MTTVQRIKEIEDEMARTQKNKATAYHLGQLRAKLAKLKRELIAPSSSGGGGGGMGFDVARTGIASVGFVGFPSVGKSTLMSGLTGTTSEAAAYEFTTLTTVPGTMVVRGARIQILDLPGIIEGAKDGKGRGRQVIAVARTCNLIFIVLDVCKPLHDKQILEAELEGFGIRLNKKPPNVIVKKKDKGGLAITNTVPLTKLDHDEIRAVMSEYRISNADIAFREDVTVEELIDVIEGNRIYIPCIYVLNKIDSISIEELDLLYKIPKSVPISSRMWLNVDELVDKMWDELDLVRVYTKPRKCPPDYTSPVVLRRGKCTVEDFCNAIHREIFKQFKCAVVWGTSAKHPRGQRVGGDHVLEDEDCVTIFKR from the coding sequence ATGACGACggtgcagcgcatcaaagAGATCGAAGATGAGATGGCCCGCACGCAGAAGAATAAGGCCACTGCGTATCATCTTGGTCAACTTCGTGCGAAGCTCGCCAAGTTGAAGCGTGAGCTGATCGCTCCGAGCAGTagtggcggcggcggcggaggtATGGGCTTCGATGTCGCACGCACGGGTATTGCCAGTGTTGGCTTTGTTGGTTTTCCATCTGTGGGAAAGTCGACACTTATGTCTGGGCTGACAGGGACGACGTCCGAGGCAGCTGCCTATGAATTCACAACGCTGACGACTGTCCCAGGTACTATGGTCGTGCGTGGTGCACGTATTCAAATTCTCGACTTGCCTGGTATTATTGAAGGTGCGAAAGATGGCAAGGGCCGTGGTCGTCAGGTGATTGCTGTCGCTCGTACGTGTAATTTGATCTTTATTGTGCTAGACGTGTGCAAACCATTGCACGACAAGCAAATTCTCGAGGCAGAACTGGAAGGTTTTGGTATTCGCCTCAACAAAAAGCCCCCGAATGTTATTGTGAAAAAGAAAGACAAGGGTGGACTGGCCATCACTAATACTGTGCCGCTCACCAAGCTGGACCATGATGAGATTCGGGCTGTCATGTCTGAGTACCGCATCTCTAATGCCGACATTGCGTTCCGTGAAGACGTCACGGTCGAAGAGCTCATTGATGTCATTGAAGGCAACCGTATATATATTCCATGCATTTATGTGCTGAACAAAATTGACTCGATTTCGATTGAAGAACTCGACCTGCTGTATAAGATTCCCAAATCGGTGCCTATTTCATCTCGGATGTGGCTCAACGTGGACGAGCTTGTTGATAAGATGTGGGACGAGCTTGATCTTGTCCGCGTGTACACGAAGCCCCGTAAATGCCCACCGGATTACACTTCACCTGTCGTCTTGCGCCGCGGCAAGTGTACCGTCGAAGACTTTTGCAATGCTATTCACCGTGAGATTTTCAAGCAGTTCAAGTGCGCTGTTGTTTGGGGCACGTCTGCCAAGCACCCGCGCGGCCAACGCGTTGGTGGCGATCATGTGCTGGAAGACGAGGACTGCGTCACGATCTTTAAGCGTTAA
- a CDS encoding cytoplasmic tRNA 2-thiolation protein 1, with protein sequence MPRECVLCGQERAVLRRPKTGDLVCRNCFFYVFETEVHQTIVNAQLFRRGDRVAIGASGGKDSTVLAYVMKTLNERYDYGLQLFLLSIDEGITGYRDDSLETVKRNQEQYGIPLKVLGYKELYGWSMDDIVASVGRKNNCTFCGVFRRQALDRGAASLGVDHIVTGHNADDMAETVLMNVLRGDIARLERCTDIVTKGPDGTEEDDEHQGCGGGQSGFGGSGIRRSKPFKYAYEKEIVMYAYFKQLDYFSTECIYSPNAYRGYARSFLKDLESIRPSSIIDIIHSGENLHVAGQVKRAVQRTCARCGYISSNELCKACVLLEGLNRGAPSLGIRSDKSRAVREALADAQPDIGHTIPRWEGVQRSSATAW encoded by the coding sequence ATGCCGCGAGAGTGTGTGCTGTGTGGCCAGGAGCGTGCTGTGCTACGCCGACCCAAAACGGGAGACCTTGTTTGCCGCAACTGCTTTTTTTACGTCTTTGAGACAGAGGTGCACCAGACAATTGTCAATGCACAGCTCTTCCGGCGAGGTGATCGTGTGGCTATTGGCGCCAGTGGTGGCAAAGACTCGACGGTGTTGGCATACGTCATGAAGACGCTAAATGAGCGGTATGACTATGGTTTACAACTGTTCTTGCTAAGTATTGATGAAGGTATAACAGGCTACCGCGACGACAGTCTCGAAACAGTGAAGCGAAATCAAGAGCAGTATGGCATTCCCCTCAAAGTGCTCGGTTACAAAGAACTATATGGCTGGTCCATGGATGATATTGTCGCGTCAGTGGGACGAAAGAACAACTGCACGTTTTGCGGTGTGTTTCGGCGCCAGGCACTCGATCGCGGCGCGGCGTCACTGGGTGTGGACCACATCGTAACAGGACATAATGCAGATGACATGGCGGAAACTGTGCTTATGAATGTTCTGCGGGGTGATATTGCACGTTTAGAACGCTGTACTGATATTGTGACCAAGGGTCCTGATGGGACCGAGGAGGATGACGAACATCAAGGCTGCGGCGGAGGCCAAAGTGGGTTTGGCGGTAGCGGCATTCGACGCAGCAAGCCGTTCAAGTATGCGTACGAAAAAGAGATCGTCATGTATGCCTACTTTAAGCAACTCGATTACTTTAGCACCGAATGCATTTATTCACCGAACGCCTACCGTGGCTATGCGCGCTCCTTCCTCAAGGACCTCGAAAGTATCCGGCCCAGCAGTATTATTGACATCATACACAGCGGCGAGAATCTCCATGTGGCCGGGCAAGTGAAGCGTGCCGTGCAACGTACGTGTGCACGGTGCGGCTATATTTCGTCGAACGAACTATGCAAGGCATGTGTGCTGCTCGAAGGACTAAACCGTGGTGCTCCCTCCCTTGGCATTCGCTCGGACAAGTCACGCGCCGTGCGAGAAGCGCTCGCAGATGCACAGCCAGACATTGGACATACCATTCCCCGCTGGGAAGGTGTACAGCGTTCCAGTGCTACGGCATGGTAA
- a CDS encoding ubiquinone biosynthesis protein COQ4: MLRRYVPYGTRRALTTTTRLASKASSSQHAHEVHEHSDYGVRAPFWERALLGTGSALGLLVSPRRGDLLTVLTQVSSYPRIDELVYQMQSTHEGRRLLVERPSINSHTIDIDALAQLPTDSFGRVWFEWLRANHVSPDGRCEAQYMPTFETRYVIQRYRETHDFYHVLLGMPTSTLGETIVKYFEASHMHLPVAVLSAIGGSARILRDDGQAVLSQRTTALDTPRLVGLADWAWRLGQLVRTPLISIAWERRFEQPLDELRAELGIDVPPPVLLDMTQRPRTAQRTVAHVAGRRFFGWPSKVWERHGDKDERYAKSERRHHGQA; encoded by the coding sequence ATGCTGCGCCGATACGTTCCGTATGGGACTCGGCGTGCcctgacgacgacgacgcgccttgCATCCAAGGCATCGTCCAGTCAGCATGCGCACGAAGTGCATGAACATTCTGACTATGGCGTCCGTGCACCATTTTGGGAACGGGCCCTACTAGGCACCGGAAGTGCGTTGGGTCTCCTTGTGAGCCCGCGTCGCGGCGACCTGCTGACCGTACTCACGCAAGTCTCATCGTATCCACGTATTGATGAATTGGTATATCAGATGCAGTCGACGCATGAAGGCAGGCGCTTGTTGGTGGAACGGCCATCTATCAACTCTCATACCATCGATATCGATGCCCTGGCACAGCTGCCTACCGACTCATTCGGGCGCGTATGGTTCGAATGGCTGCGTGCGAATCACGTCAGTCCAGATGGGCGGTGTGAGGCACAGTACATGCCGACGTTCGAAACACGCTATGTCATTCAGCGCTACCGCGAGACACACGACTTTTATCATGTGCTTCTTGGCATGCCAACCTCAACGCTGGGCGAAACCATTGTCAAGTACTTTGAAGCCTCGCATATGCATTTGCCTGTGGCCGTTCTTTCGGCCATCGGTGGCAGCGCACGAATTCTACGTGACGACGGCCAGGCAGTGCTATCACAACGCACTACTGCCCTCGATACTCCGCGGCTCGTCGGCTTAGCTGACTGGGCCTGGCGACTCGGACAGCTTGTGCGAACACCCCTCATAAGTATAGCTTGGGAGCGTCGATTCGAGCAGCCTCTGGATGAGCTACGTGCCGAGTTgggcatcgacgtgccCCCGCCTGTCCTTCTCGACATGACGCAAAGACCGCGCACGGCTCAGCGGACGGTTGCGCATGTCGCGGGGCGTCGCTTCTTTGGATGGCCAAG